A window of the Teredinibacter franksiae genome harbors these coding sequences:
- the ppc gene encoding phosphoenolpyruvate carboxylase gives MQQLPETLRDNVRLLGELLGENLLEHEGPKLFRKVEEIRALSKKLAQSSGDEHQEKFASLVEALSQLEDADILPIVRAFNQFLNLANIADQHYFYGPEAVDAQGLDQLLENLANHEGKDALYSLVCDLKIELVLTAHPTEVTRRTLIRKYEQIADSLNALKRTDLLHYEAEGVKDQLHRIIEEVWHTNEIRTARPTAVDEAKWGFAVIENSLWHAVPDFIRHLDNLSRKRLGQPLPMDIAPFRFYSWMGGDRDGNPNVTASVTEEVIMLGRWKAAELYLDSINGLAGDLSMHAASDELFEALGFKSTTPYRDLLHHLRNRLQATMDWAEERIHNPLLRRPENVIHSKEELLQPLLICHRSLVEQGFVHIAEGPVIDLIRRIHAFGINLVPLDIRQDGDRHVQLLDELTRYLELGSYREWDEDKRQAFLLEQLESKRPLLPQTWPVSEESAEVIATCRVIARKPRETLAHYVISMAKQPSDVLAVALILKECGVGWNMPIDPLFETLDDLDRASRVMNSLWQMPWYQGYISGEQTVMIGYSDSAKDAGKFAATWAQFKAQEKLVSLADQYDVQLNLFHGRGGTVGRGGGPVEKAMASQPPGSVKGRIRVTEQGEMIRYKFGMPRVAFTSLSNYVRATLKATVTPAASPTKEMRELMEGMANAGLQAYRGVVRGHDMFVPYFRSLTPEQELNKLALGSRPAKRKASGGVESLRAIPWVFAWTQVRLNLPGWLGTRQALEYAQKNSPELLNDMHSNWPFFSSFIDLLEMVLGKADTSICAHYEEQLVDPSLRSLGKQLREDLEATADQINALKQQPELLETTPLLQQSIDIRKPYLDPLNYLQAELLKRERKAGEISPDLERALKVTMTGIAAGMRNTG, from the coding sequence ATGCAACAATTACCGGAAACGTTAAGAGACAATGTTCGCCTACTTGGTGAACTGTTAGGTGAAAATCTGCTTGAACACGAAGGCCCCAAGCTTTTTCGTAAAGTGGAAGAAATTCGCGCGCTGTCGAAAAAACTCGCGCAATCTTCCGGTGACGAGCACCAAGAAAAATTTGCCTCGCTGGTTGAAGCGCTGAGTCAACTCGAAGACGCTGATATCCTACCCATCGTGCGTGCGTTCAATCAATTTTTAAACCTCGCCAACATCGCCGACCAGCATTATTTTTATGGACCAGAAGCCGTCGATGCACAGGGCTTAGATCAACTGCTAGAAAACCTTGCTAACCACGAGGGTAAGGACGCGCTCTACAGCCTTGTGTGCGATTTAAAAATCGAGCTAGTACTCACCGCACACCCCACCGAAGTAACGCGCCGCACACTGATTCGAAAATACGAACAGATCGCCGACTCGCTGAATGCGCTGAAGCGCACTGACCTTTTGCACTACGAAGCCGAGGGCGTAAAAGACCAGCTGCACCGCATAATTGAAGAAGTGTGGCACACCAACGAAATACGCACCGCCCGGCCAACCGCCGTTGACGAAGCCAAGTGGGGATTTGCGGTTATCGAAAACAGCCTGTGGCATGCGGTACCTGACTTTATTCGGCACCTCGACAATTTGAGCCGCAAGCGTTTGGGTCAACCTCTGCCCATGGATATTGCCCCCTTTCGATTCTACTCCTGGATGGGCGGTGACCGTGATGGCAACCCCAACGTAACCGCCAGTGTTACCGAAGAAGTCATTATGCTCGGCCGCTGGAAAGCCGCAGAGCTGTACTTGGACAGCATTAATGGCCTAGCGGGTGATCTAAGTATGCACGCCGCCAGCGACGAGCTGTTTGAAGCGCTCGGTTTCAAAAGCACCACGCCCTACCGCGACCTACTCCACCACCTGCGTAACCGCCTGCAGGCAACCATGGACTGGGCAGAAGAACGCATTCACAACCCGCTTCTCCGACGACCAGAAAATGTAATTCACAGTAAGGAGGAGTTACTACAACCCCTGCTGATCTGTCACCGCTCACTGGTCGAACAGGGCTTTGTGCATATTGCAGAGGGCCCGGTGATCGACTTGATCCGCCGCATACATGCCTTTGGCATTAACTTGGTTCCACTGGATATTCGTCAAGATGGCGATCGCCATGTGCAACTTCTAGACGAACTGACCCGCTACTTGGAGCTCGGCAGCTATCGAGAGTGGGACGAAGACAAGCGCCAGGCATTCCTTCTCGAACAACTTGAGAGTAAGCGCCCACTATTACCCCAAACCTGGCCCGTCAGTGAAGAATCTGCGGAAGTTATCGCCACCTGCCGAGTCATTGCCCGCAAACCGCGCGAAACCCTGGCCCACTATGTTATTTCCATGGCCAAGCAACCTTCCGATGTACTGGCAGTCGCGTTAATCCTGAAAGAATGCGGCGTTGGCTGGAACATGCCGATTGACCCACTGTTCGAAACCCTAGATGACCTCGACCGCGCGTCTCGGGTCATGAACAGCCTCTGGCAAATGCCTTGGTACCAGGGCTATATCAGCGGCGAACAAACCGTCATGATCGGCTATTCCGACTCAGCCAAAGATGCGGGTAAATTTGCTGCTACCTGGGCGCAGTTTAAAGCCCAAGAAAAACTCGTCAGCCTCGCCGACCAATATGACGTTCAGCTAAACCTGTTTCATGGCCGTGGCGGCACCGTTGGTCGCGGTGGCGGCCCTGTAGAAAAAGCCATGGCATCACAACCCCCAGGCTCGGTTAAAGGTCGTATACGAGTCACCGAGCAGGGCGAGATGATCCGCTATAAATTTGGCATGCCACGTGTTGCCTTCACCAGCCTCAGTAACTACGTGCGCGCAACACTCAAAGCCACGGTTACCCCGGCAGCTTCACCCACAAAAGAGATGCGTGAACTGATGGAAGGCATGGCCAATGCAGGCCTGCAAGCTTATCGGGGTGTCGTACGCGGCCACGACATGTTTGTGCCCTATTTCCGCAGCCTCACACCCGAGCAGGAACTCAATAAGCTTGCTCTGGGCTCACGCCCGGCCAAGCGCAAAGCCAGTGGCGGTGTTGAAAGCCTGCGCGCAATTCCCTGGGTATTTGCCTGGACACAAGTTCGGCTGAACCTGCCAGGCTGGCTAGGCACACGCCAGGCACTGGAGTACGCACAGAAAAACTCACCGGAATTACTGAACGACATGCACAGTAATTGGCCGTTTTTCTCTAGCTTTATCGACCTACTGGAAATGGTACTGGGAAAAGCCGATACCTCTATTTGCGCCCACTATGAGGAACAATTAGTCGACCCTTCATTGCGCAGCCTAGGCAAACAACTACGCGAAGATCTCGAAGCTACGGCCGACCAGATAAACGCGCTAAAACAGCAACCTGAGCTACTTGAAACTACGCCGCTGTTGCAGCAGTCTATCGACATTCGCAAGCCCTACCTCGACCCTTTGAACTACCTGCAAGCGGAGCTGCTTAAGCGTGAACGTAAAGCCGGGGAAATTAGCCCTGATTTGGAGCGCGCATTAAAAGTCACTATGACAGGTATTGCTGCGGGTATGCGTAACACAGGCTAA
- the dxs gene encoding 1-deoxy-D-xylulose-5-phosphate synthase, whose amino-acid sequence MFDHIPTERPSTPLLDTINSPADLRLLEEKQLEDVAEQLRAYLLYTVGQTGGHFGAGLGVVELTIALHYVMKTPEDRLVWDVGHQTYPHKILTGRREQMHSIRQLDGLSGFPKRSESDYDTFGVGHSSTSISAALGMALSSELTDAQRKCVAVIGDGAMTAGMAFEALNHASHAASDMLVILNDNNMSISKNVGGLANYFSKIWASKTYTALREGSKRVLTKIPQAWELARRTEEHMKGMVSPGTLFEELGFYYVGPIDGHDVHRLVHDIRNMLEIKGPKLLHIITRKGKGYAPAENDPVGYHALNKIEPKKADTVVTATKPLTHKKTKYQDVFGQWLCDTAAEDPTLIGITPAMCEGSGMVEFARRFPDQFHDVAIAEQHAVTLAAGLACENLKPVVAIYSSFLQRAYDQLVHDVALQNLDVLFAIDRAGLVGEDGPTHAGSYDISFLRCIPNLILAAPSNENECRQLLSSAYHHNGPAAVRYPRGTGPGTTIQTENQQLPVGKGHTVREGKRLCILNFGVLLPQALEVAEKYNFSVCDMRWVKPLDQNLLFEQAANHEYLVTLEENAVAGGAGSAVMELLATAGITCPVLPLGLPDYYYEHGTHSQLLAHAGLDTMGIDTSIGGWLNQVQPNDPLIKGL is encoded by the coding sequence ATGTTTGACCATATTCCAACAGAACGCCCCTCTACGCCGCTGCTCGATACGATAAATTCGCCGGCAGACTTACGCTTGCTGGAAGAAAAGCAGTTGGAAGACGTGGCTGAGCAACTGCGCGCCTACCTGCTCTACACCGTGGGCCAAACAGGCGGCCACTTTGGCGCAGGCCTTGGGGTTGTCGAGCTTACCATTGCCCTGCACTACGTCATGAAGACCCCGGAAGACCGACTAGTCTGGGATGTAGGCCACCAAACTTATCCACATAAAATTCTCACCGGTCGCCGTGAGCAGATGCACAGTATTCGTCAGCTAGACGGCCTTTCGGGCTTCCCAAAGCGAAGCGAAAGCGACTACGACACCTTCGGCGTTGGCCATTCCAGTACCTCTATCAGTGCCGCACTGGGGATGGCTCTGTCGAGCGAGCTCACCGATGCTCAGCGTAAATGCGTTGCGGTAATCGGCGATGGCGCGATGACCGCAGGTATGGCTTTTGAGGCCCTCAACCATGCCTCCCATGCCGCCTCAGACATGCTGGTCATTCTCAATGACAACAACATGTCAATTTCAAAAAATGTTGGTGGGTTAGCCAATTATTTTTCCAAAATCTGGGCGAGTAAAACCTATACCGCGCTCCGCGAAGGGAGTAAGCGCGTACTTACAAAAATCCCGCAGGCCTGGGAGTTAGCGCGCAGAACCGAAGAACATATGAAGGGCATGGTCTCTCCCGGCACGCTGTTTGAAGAACTGGGCTTTTATTATGTCGGCCCTATCGACGGCCATGATGTCCACCGCCTCGTGCACGACATCCGCAACATGCTGGAAATAAAAGGCCCTAAGCTGCTGCACATTATTACCCGCAAAGGTAAAGGTTACGCACCCGCCGAAAACGATCCCGTGGGCTATCATGCGCTCAACAAAATCGAGCCCAAAAAAGCCGATACCGTTGTTACCGCGACAAAACCCTTAACCCATAAAAAGACGAAGTATCAGGATGTATTTGGCCAATGGCTGTGCGATACGGCGGCCGAAGACCCTACCCTGATAGGCATTACTCCTGCTATGTGCGAAGGCTCCGGCATGGTTGAGTTTGCCCGCCGCTTCCCCGACCAATTTCACGATGTTGCTATTGCCGAACAGCATGCAGTAACACTCGCTGCCGGGTTAGCCTGTGAAAACCTAAAGCCGGTTGTAGCCATCTACTCCTCTTTTCTGCAGCGTGCCTACGATCAGCTGGTTCACGATGTTGCGCTGCAAAACCTCGATGTACTCTTCGCTATCGACCGCGCAGGGTTGGTGGGCGAGGACGGCCCAACGCATGCGGGCAGTTACGACATTTCTTTCCTGCGCTGCATTCCCAATCTCATACTGGCGGCTCCCAGCAACGAAAATGAATGTCGCCAACTGCTCAGCTCGGCTTATCACCACAATGGCCCCGCAGCGGTTCGCTACCCCCGAGGAACGGGGCCTGGCACTACCATTCAAACCGAAAACCAGCAGCTACCTGTAGGTAAAGGCCACACAGTGCGTGAAGGTAAACGCCTGTGCATTCTCAATTTCGGCGTACTCCTGCCGCAGGCGCTTGAAGTAGCCGAAAAATATAACTTCAGCGTCTGCGATATGCGCTGGGTTAAACCGCTAGATCAGAACTTATTGTTCGAGCAGGCAGCAAACCATGAATACCTGGTTACTCTAGAAGAAAATGCGGTTGCCGGTGGCGCTGGTAGTGCTGTAATGGAACTGTTGGCGACCGCGGGCATCACCTGCCCGGTATTGCCTCTAGGCTTGCCAGATTACTATTACGAACACGGTACACACAGCCAGTTACTCGCCCATGCAGGTCTAGACACCATGGGGATCGATACCTCTATCGGCGGCTGGTTAAATCAGGTTCAACCAAACGACCCTCTCATTAAAGGGCTTTAA
- a CDS encoding YfiR family protein, producing MKNKVSSSIVAMAQLAYLFGTTMMLIFAAASYSSTASPSYSESDLRAAIVLKIIHLVSWPQEPRTQLNFCANGNSDTTTKLRKLIDSQPSTSMRFLTSSGSTADNTCHIQILGSGQLTQATASQEPLLVICDGCASNTINAAIELVKIRDRISFNLNLAEAKRKNIRFKVSLMEHANAVKGRHE from the coding sequence ATGAAGAACAAGGTAAGTTCATCCATAGTAGCTATGGCGCAGCTCGCATACCTGTTTGGCACCACTATGATGCTAATATTTGCCGCTGCCAGCTATTCCAGTACTGCGAGCCCCAGCTATAGCGAATCGGATCTTCGAGCTGCGATTGTCCTGAAAATAATACATCTGGTGAGCTGGCCACAAGAGCCCCGCACACAGCTAAACTTCTGCGCTAATGGCAATAGCGACACGACCACGAAACTGCGTAAGCTAATCGATTCGCAGCCTAGCACCTCCATGCGCTTTCTTACTTCCAGTGGCTCTACGGCAGATAACACCTGCCATATTCAAATTTTAGGCTCCGGGCAGCTCACACAAGCAACAGCCTCTCAGGAACCGCTGCTAGTAATTTGCGACGGTTGCGCGAGCAATACCATTAACGCTGCCATTGAACTCGTTAAAATTCGTGATCGAATCAGTTTTAACCTTAACCTGGCAGAAGCGAAACGTAAAAATATTCGCTTTAAAGTATCGCTAATGGAGCACGCCAACGCGGTAAAGGGGCGCCATGAATAA
- a CDS encoding bifunctional diguanylate cyclase/phosphodiesterase translates to MNKAHLSETSRQTIKRRLMRSIGYTLIVAIVLVAAILSWVGNKDARKNLVDDLSVIGQIIANRSSTAMYFAEFSDKDVIDENLQSASFHNAINLICVFDGKGGLYHHYTNRPSANRCDKILEPIERLNVLIEGRVIRVQVPILYNDEYYGIVEIYSTNKDANQTFLRFVLTLASTLAIALFVAYFVGGRLVTSSLGPLTQLYSTSREIAASPYANIRAVKQSNDEIGDLVEVFNQILDNLESDNAALTASESRFRVLAEHAPIGIFLKNRGLELEYTNERWREISGLSKSQADAFINNIDPKDCSLYESVQERARSQHTPQVIEYSYTTPLGTRRILMEHLAPLSDNHGFQGFVGSLLDVTELKTAQMELEKLAFYDPLTDLPNRRFFRGHLELTIASAKKYDRKLAVIMTDLDDFKKINDSFGHDAGDRLLTKIGARLKAAAASADVVSRMGGDEFMLLIKNVENHSQLDHKAQNILTALNEKIEIDGQHVEVGGSVGVAVFPTDAIAYEELIRYADIALYNAKAQGGNTVSYYSSDLDKRIKDKMRLEQKLRKALDEGKLEVYIQPIYDAQTRKIQKGEALVRWFDEEDGYIRPDIFVALAEESGLIYDLGRIVLEKVCAFISINKEKLRSLGMNSIAVNLSARQFFASQLLTLIRNMFVHYDIEPSTVEFELTESMVMDDVNQAIGIMRAIRKLGCRLSIDDFGTGYSSLSYLKQFPINTLKIDRSFIKDIPEDKNDVEIAYTIIAMAHNMGLNVVAEGVETKEQLQLLKEQRCDQLQGFYFSKPLPMSDILKLDHVIHFPNEGTSA, encoded by the coding sequence ATGAATAAAGCGCACCTATCAGAGACGAGCCGGCAAACCATCAAACGCAGGCTCATGCGCAGTATTGGCTATACCCTCATCGTGGCTATCGTACTAGTAGCCGCTATCCTTTCCTGGGTGGGCAATAAAGACGCACGCAAAAACCTTGTCGACGACCTCAGTGTCATTGGCCAAATTATTGCCAATCGCTCCTCTACCGCTATGTATTTCGCCGAATTTTCCGATAAAGACGTGATCGACGAAAACCTGCAATCCGCTAGTTTTCATAATGCCATTAACCTCATCTGCGTGTTCGACGGTAAAGGTGGCCTCTATCATCACTACACCAACCGCCCCAGCGCCAACCGCTGTGACAAAATATTAGAACCCATTGAACGTCTCAACGTTTTAATTGAAGGGCGAGTTATTCGCGTACAGGTTCCCATCCTCTATAACGATGAGTATTACGGGATCGTCGAAATATACTCAACCAACAAGGATGCCAACCAGACCTTCCTGCGCTTCGTCTTAACACTGGCATCAACGCTCGCCATTGCGCTTTTTGTAGCCTATTTTGTTGGTGGTCGATTGGTTACGTCCAGTCTTGGCCCACTCACTCAGCTCTACAGTACCTCTCGTGAAATCGCCGCCAGCCCCTACGCAAACATTCGAGCGGTAAAACAAAGTAACGATGAAATTGGTGATTTGGTCGAAGTGTTTAACCAAATCCTCGATAACCTAGAGAGCGACAACGCGGCACTCACCGCATCAGAATCCCGCTTCCGCGTGCTCGCCGAACATGCGCCCATCGGTATTTTTCTAAAAAACCGAGGATTAGAACTGGAATACACCAACGAGCGCTGGCGTGAAATAAGCGGGTTAAGTAAAAGCCAGGCCGATGCCTTTATCAACAATATTGACCCGAAAGACTGCAGCCTGTACGAGAGTGTTCAGGAGCGCGCACGCAGCCAGCATACACCTCAGGTCATCGAATACAGTTACACCACCCCCCTAGGCACCCGTCGAATATTAATGGAACACTTGGCACCGCTGTCCGACAATCATGGCTTCCAGGGTTTTGTCGGCTCACTATTAGATGTAACAGAGCTAAAGACCGCACAAATGGAGCTTGAAAAGCTCGCCTTTTACGACCCTCTAACCGACCTGCCAAACCGGCGTTTTTTCCGTGGTCATCTTGAACTCACCATTGCCTCGGCGAAAAAATACGACCGCAAATTGGCCGTAATAATGACCGACCTAGACGATTTCAAAAAAATCAACGACAGCTTTGGCCACGATGCTGGCGACCGCCTACTAACAAAAATAGGCGCACGACTAAAAGCCGCTGCGGCTAGTGCCGATGTCGTTTCACGTATGGGCGGCGACGAATTTATGCTGCTAATAAAGAACGTAGAAAACCACTCTCAGCTCGACCACAAAGCCCAAAACATTCTTACCGCACTCAATGAAAAAATAGAAATAGATGGTCAGCACGTAGAAGTAGGCGGCTCGGTGGGTGTGGCTGTATTCCCAACTGATGCGATCGCCTACGAAGAATTAATTCGCTACGCTGATATTGCTCTTTACAACGCCAAAGCCCAAGGTGGCAATACCGTTTCCTATTATTCAAGCGACCTAGACAAGCGTATCAAAGACAAAATGCGTCTAGAGCAAAAACTGCGCAAAGCGCTGGATGAAGGTAAGCTTGAAGTTTATATTCAACCCATTTACGACGCACAAACGCGCAAAATACAAAAAGGCGAAGCGCTAGTGCGCTGGTTTGATGAAGAAGATGGGTATATCCGCCCAGACATTTTTGTCGCCCTCGCCGAGGAGTCTGGCCTTATTTACGACCTAGGTCGCATAGTGCTGGAGAAAGTCTGCGCCTTTATCAGCATCAATAAAGAAAAATTGCGCTCGCTAGGTATGAACAGCATCGCCGTTAACCTTTCGGCCAGGCAGTTCTTTGCCTCGCAGTTACTCACACTTATTCGCAATATGTTTGTGCACTACGACATCGAGCCCTCAACCGTAGAATTCGAGCTAACCGAGTCCATGGTAATGGACGACGTAAACCAGGCCATTGGTATTATGCGTGCAATCCGTAAACTCGGCTGCCGTCTTTCTATTGACGATTTTGGTACTGGGTATTCATCGCTCTCTTACCTAAAGCAATTCCCCATTAACACCTTAAAAATTGATCGGTCCTTTATTAAAGACATACCAGAAGATAAAAATGATGTAGAAATTGCCTATACGATCATCGCAATGGCACACAACATGGGCTTAAACGTAGTGGCAGAAGGCGTGGAAACCAAAGAGCAGCTTCAATTATTAAAAGAACAGCGCTGCGACCAACTACAAGGGTTCTATTTTTCCAAGCCCCTGCCCATGAGCGATATCCTCAAACTGGATCATGTCATCCATTTCCCCAACGAGGGAACCTCGGCGTAA
- a CDS encoding alkaline phosphatase yields MPVAAESWLTRYPAKAMDWYTPAEQKIASKAKLFDQAGKGKAKNVILFVGDGMGVSTVTAARIFAGQLNGQTGEEYELAFDRFPFSGLAKTYNTNLQVPDSAGTMTALVTGVKTKAGVLSINDNVVPWACGSQKGNELLSALEFAEIAGKSTGIVSTARITHATPAATYASAVSRDWENDSKIPAAEKAAGCDDIASQLVGFDKNLRSYLSTQKSGAPLNPKGLQKIDGPDVVLGGGLRHFLPKGLHHFGSGLSVKGRRGDGRNLIEEWQQLYAHGKFVSNKAQLNVALAEKSGKILGLFSDSHMAYDAHRRKAIEQKAPEGEQPSLEEMTLAALKVLQKNPNGYFLMVEAGRIDHSHHAGNAYNALSDTVAYSDAVRAAVKQTNSDDTLIIVTADHSHVFTMAGYPQRGNPILGKVKSIEMGGLPSKEYQKAKDGKPYTTVGYQNGRGMAYVPGEVSGNRQGVGDINAGRHDLSKVDTENSGYYQEVLVPLESETHGGEDVAIYATGPGAWLISGTHEQNVVFHVMNYAAGLSTAAEKALGQ; encoded by the coding sequence ATGCCTGTCGCAGCCGAATCGTGGCTAACTCGCTATCCGGCAAAGGCTATGGATTGGTATACGCCTGCCGAACAAAAGATTGCTAGTAAAGCGAAATTATTTGATCAGGCAGGAAAGGGCAAGGCTAAGAATGTCATTCTGTTTGTAGGTGATGGTATGGGTGTGAGTACGGTGACTGCGGCTCGCATTTTTGCTGGCCAATTAAACGGCCAGACAGGTGAAGAATACGAGTTAGCCTTCGACCGCTTCCCTTTCAGTGGCTTGGCCAAAACCTACAACACTAACCTACAGGTGCCGGATTCTGCGGGCACCATGACAGCGTTGGTGACGGGTGTGAAAACCAAAGCTGGTGTATTGAGCATTAATGACAATGTGGTGCCGTGGGCGTGCGGTAGTCAAAAGGGGAATGAATTACTGAGTGCGTTGGAATTTGCCGAAATTGCGGGAAAATCGACGGGCATTGTTTCCACTGCACGTATCACCCATGCAACACCTGCTGCCACCTACGCGAGCGCGGTAAGTCGAGATTGGGAGAATGATTCAAAAATACCTGCGGCTGAGAAAGCCGCTGGGTGTGACGATATTGCTAGTCAGCTTGTTGGGTTCGATAAAAATTTACGCTCCTATTTAAGTACACAAAAGTCTGGTGCACCACTTAACCCGAAGGGGCTGCAAAAAATTGACGGGCCGGATGTAGTTTTGGGTGGCGGGTTGCGCCATTTTTTACCTAAGGGCCTTCACCACTTTGGAAGTGGTTTGTCGGTTAAAGGGCGCAGAGGCGATGGGCGGAATTTGATTGAAGAGTGGCAGCAACTTTATGCGCATGGGAAATTTGTTAGTAATAAAGCCCAGCTGAACGTGGCGCTAGCTGAAAAAAGTGGCAAGATATTGGGTTTGTTCAGTGATTCTCATATGGCTTACGATGCTCATCGGCGCAAGGCCATCGAACAAAAAGCGCCAGAAGGCGAGCAGCCATCACTAGAGGAAATGACGCTGGCAGCGTTGAAGGTTTTGCAAAAAAATCCCAATGGTTATTTTCTTATGGTTGAGGCAGGGCGTATCGACCATAGCCACCACGCGGGCAATGCATACAATGCTCTGTCGGATACAGTCGCCTATTCAGACGCTGTTCGCGCGGCGGTTAAGCAAACCAATAGTGACGACACGCTAATTATTGTAACGGCCGATCATAGTCATGTGTTTACCATGGCCGGCTACCCACAAAGGGGGAACCCTATTCTGGGTAAAGTTAAAAGTATTGAAATGGGTGGGCTTCCGAGTAAGGAATACCAGAAAGCAAAAGATGGTAAACCTTATACCACCGTGGGTTATCAGAATGGCCGTGGTATGGCCTACGTTCCGGGAGAAGTTAGCGGGAATCGCCAAGGCGTAGGTGATATAAATGCGGGTAGACACGACTTAAGTAAAGTCGATACAGAAAACAGCGGGTACTATCAGGAAGTGCTTGTACCCTTGGAATCGGAAACTCACGGTGGCGAAGATGTTGCTATTTATGCAACAGGCCCCGGTGCTTGGCTCATTTCGGGCACCCATGAACAGAACGTTGTATTTCACGTAATGAATTATGCAGCGGGTTTATCCACTGCAGCGGAAAAAGCGTTAGGTCAGTAA
- the hemB gene encoding porphobilinogen synthase, whose amino-acid sequence MNRRFPSTRMRRNRFSEFSRRLVRETELSSSDLIYPVFVIDGKQQKQAIESMPGQFRLSIDELEREVEQLLELGIPAIALFPNIEPSLKTENGEAAFDNNGLVARSVKRIKSLYPEMGIICDGALDPYTTHGQDGIIDTNGYVLNDKTVAALQLQAQVCAEAGADIIAPSDMMDGRVGAIRTALDEQGFINTQIMAYSAKYASGYYGPFRDAVGSASNLGKGNKFNYQMDPANSNEAIQEIALDLEEGADMVMVKPGMPYLDIVQRVKQTFGVPTFVYQVSGEYSMHKLAIDAGVLGESVIMESLLCIKRAGADGILTYFAKYAAKQLQKC is encoded by the coding sequence ATGAACCGACGATTTCCCTCCACCCGCATGCGCAGGAATCGCTTTTCTGAATTTTCCAGAAGGCTGGTTCGCGAAACAGAACTCAGTAGCAGCGATCTCATCTACCCTGTATTTGTCATCGATGGTAAGCAACAAAAACAAGCTATTGAATCGATGCCAGGCCAATTTCGGCTTTCTATCGACGAGCTTGAACGAGAAGTCGAGCAGCTCTTAGAGCTAGGCATACCCGCCATTGCGCTGTTCCCCAACATCGAACCCTCGCTGAAAACCGAAAACGGTGAAGCCGCCTTCGACAATAATGGCCTGGTAGCCAGATCAGTAAAACGAATAAAATCTCTGTACCCTGAAATGGGCATTATTTGTGATGGCGCCCTCGACCCATACACTACCCACGGTCAAGACGGTATTATCGACACAAACGGATACGTGCTCAACGACAAAACCGTAGCCGCATTGCAGCTACAAGCGCAAGTCTGCGCTGAGGCTGGCGCTGATATCATTGCTCCATCCGATATGATGGACGGACGCGTAGGCGCCATACGCACAGCACTAGACGAGCAAGGCTTCATTAATACGCAAATTATGGCGTATTCAGCAAAGTATGCATCGGGCTACTATGGACCATTTCGAGATGCCGTAGGCTCGGCATCAAACCTTGGCAAGGGCAATAAATTCAACTACCAAATGGACCCGGCCAACAGTAACGAAGCCATTCAGGAGATAGCGCTAGACCTTGAAGAGGGCGCCGATATGGTAATGGTGAAGCCGGGAATGCCTTACTTGGATATCGTCCAGCGGGTAAAACAAACATTCGGCGTTCCGACTTTTGTCTATCAGGTTAGTGGTGAGTACAGCATGCATAAGCTCGCCATTGATGCTGGCGTTTTGGGAGAAAGTGTCATTATGGAATCGCTGCTCTGCATTAAACGGGCCGGCGCCGACGGCATACTCACCTATTTTGCAAAATACGCAGCCAAGCAATTACAAAAGTGCTAA